Below is a genomic region from Telmatobacter sp. DSM 110680.
CGAAATTCATTTCGAGGAGCGAAACAGCCGAATGGACCATAGAAGAAAGCCGACCAAAACCTGCCCGTATTGTGCTGAGACCGTATTGAAGGCTGCACTAAAGTGCAAACACTGCGGGGAGTTTTTTGACGACTCTGGTGGATTTAGCGCTGCCTCCATACGCCGTTCCAGTCCTATCACTCCTCAGAGCGATGGCAAGAGTATTGATTCCTTCGCGGACGGCCTTGAGCAGGTTATCTTGTTTGAAAACCGTCGAACCGGTCAACGCAGAGAAGCTCCCGTTGGATTCTCTTTTACTAACCTATTTTTCGGATTCTTCGTTCCTTTATTCCGAGGTGATTTGAAATGGGCGGTGATTCAGTTCTTCGCCGCTCTGTTCACCGCGGGGCTTTGTTGGCTGGTGTTTCCTTTTATCTATAACGGCCTATATATTAATGACCTCGAGGCCAGCGGGTTTAGGCGAGTAGAGCCACCCAAACTAACCAGAGAGGATGGTGCCGAGCCCGAAGAATCTGTATTCCCGTGCCCAGTTTGCGGGAAGAACAACACAGCGCTCGCTGATGTCATGGACACCACCGCCACATGGCAATGTGCTGATTGCAGCCATCAATGGACGCTGCCCCTTGAACCGACAGTATATTTTAGCGGTTGAAAGCGCTAGCAGGTCACCGAGTGCCGGGGTATCGATTGCATGGGCATCACTAATAGTAGGCATGGAGAACACGCCGCAGTAAGATGACACCTCAAATCGATGTTGAACCAAACCTTCATCAATCGACACCGTCCGCGTCCCCGCCAGCCACCAAGCACCGAGCGATTTTGAGTACATCCACAGGCCAGAAACATTCCGGGCGCGGGTGTCGGACGTTAGCCTGACCGAACTTTGGCCGACAATTCAAAACCTTCTCAACCCACTGGGCAGGGACAGAATGCATACCGTGGACAGCCCCGAGCAGCGCTCCAGCAATCGCTGCGTTCGTATCCGTATCACCGCCGCACATCACCGTATCCACGACACCTTCCTCCAATGATTTGGCGTGAAGTAGTTGGTACAAGGCATTCTGGAAAGCGATGAGAACCCATCCCTGTTGATGAACGTAATCGGCAGGTCTATGGTCCTCCGCATCGAGTATTGCCCTCATCAATGGCTTCTCGACCTTCATGGTTACTGCCCACTCCTTGATGTCTTCATATATCTGCTGTTCACTCGTCCATTGGCCGACCGCCTCCGCAATAGCCATAGCGAATAGCGAATTCGTTTGAAGACAGATTGGATGTGGATGAGTCAACGCAGCATCTTGCCGCGCGAACTCAGAAGTTTTCTCCTGATCCAAGTTGCAACAGAAGACGCCTAAAGGGCTAATGCGCATCAAGGCACCATTCGCTTGACTGTCGTGATTCGGATGGCCTCGTAATCCAGCTGCCACAGTGCTACCGCAATCAAACGGGGCTGAATTCAGCCACAGCAGGTATGCCCTTCGAGCCTCGTCCACGTCGTAGCGTCTGAACTTCACCAGCATTCTGGCCAAAGCTAAAGCCATCTCAGAATCATCGGTCGGCTGTCCCGCAACCGTCTCCCACGTTCCTCCATCTGCCAACTCCCGAACTCCGTCTGGGTATTTCCGTGCAATTTCTTCCGGCGATTGAAACTCCACGAGGCTCCCGAGGGAATCTCCAGCAAGCTGACCGAGTAAACAGGCTTGTGCACGCGAAAGCGTATGGGGATTAATGAACATGTTTGAAGCCTCCTACCAACTGCCCTTCCCATGGCAGTTGCGCTGATGGGCATTTGGCTCCTCAATGGCGTGTTGCTCAATATATGCCTCGGCAGAAAGACAACTCCATTTTGACAAAAGCTCAGCGACCCTTCCGCTCACAGAGAGCCTTTTGACCCACCCTTGACCATGGGGTCTCAAAATCTCGCCAATTTTTGAAACTTTGACCCCCTGTTTTCGAGATCACATACAGCGCCAAACGCATTGGTAGACAATGCCTGCGACAACCGTGCTGGCACTCGGGAGGGTTCAATGCGAATAGTCGCGTCAGATTTGATGTCGTTGTATCTGCCAAGCCCATGTTCAGGTCGCGTGATTCATAGGTTTCGAGGCGAGGAAGAAGCAGAACCAACTGAATTTGATAGGGTGCTACGAGAACTCGGTCGCCGTCACGAGCAGGAGCATTTGCAGAGCCTCGGTGCCGTTGTGGACCTGAGCCGAGTGCCCAAAGAAGAACGATTCGGCAAAACGCTAGAGGCAATTGCCGCACGAGTCGCTGTTATCTACCAACCTGCCTTTCGCCTGATGACATCCATCGACGGCATCGAATGTGAGCTAGTTGGTTACCCTGACTTCCTGATTCTGAACGACGACGAATACATCATTCGAGATTCCAAGATGGCTCGTCGTATCGATGATGAGCATCACCCTGAAATCGTTCTTCAAGTTGGTCTGTATGGATATCTATTCGAACAAGCCTGCGGCAGAATACCGAAAGCAATTCAGGTGCATAGTGGGACGAACGCCATTGTCGACGTTCCATATGACGGTGGGGTAAACGCAATGGCGGAGTTGCGGCGAATAATCGCGTTGAGAGCAACCGAGGGCGAGTTCTATGAACCTGTTGGCTGGAGCAAGTGCAGTGCCTGTGGCTTCAAGGAGAAGTGTTGGGAAACCGCCAAACAAATCGATGACGTAGCCATACTGCCCGACGTAGACCAGAGTCTCGCAATTGCCCTCCATGGAATCGGCGTAACTTCGATTAGCCAGCTCTTGCAATCTTTCGATATCACTTCATTGAGTGAATTCAAGCGTCCGGTCGGCAAGCGGATACAAAAGGTCGGAAAGAAAGCCGAGAGAATTCTCCTGTTCGCTGAATCGATGAAAACAAAGCAAGAACTGGTGCTGGCAATACCCGCGATACCATCTTTCCCAAATTATGTGATGTTCGACTTGGAAGGAATGCCGCCATACCTAGATGAAACCGACAAAATTTATCTGTGGGGAATGAGGGTGTTTGGGTCGACAGGAGGAGAATTCATGCCAGCGGTTGCCGGTTTCGGACCAGACGGTGATAGAGATGGCTGGCTTGAGTTCCTGCGAAATGCCGATAGCATCTTCCAAGCCTGTGGTGACGACATTCCATTTGTTCACTGGGCATCATACGAGAAAACCCACATCAGCCAATACAGCGATAGATACGGCGACCCTAATGGCGTTGCCGCGCACGTGAAAGCCAATCTTCTCGACCTGCTGACAATCGCCCACAAGTCTATAGTGCTTCCCTTACCGAGTTTCAGCCTGAAAGTGATTGAGAAGCACATCGGTTACCAGAGAACCCAAGAAGAATACGGTGGGACGTGGTCAATTGCCCAGTTCATCCTTGCCACGGAGACAAGAGACGAACAGTTACGGGCACAAATCATGGATCAGATTCTGAAATACAACGACGAAGACCTAGAGGCGACATGGGCAGTATTTGAGTGGCTGCGTGGCAAGAATCCATCGATTCCGAGCGCATAGACCGCATCCTGCGAAAGGTTCCGGGATAGGCGGATATAAATTACTCTCCGAGAGATAGGGAATAGGTGATATAGCCATATCCGTCAATGCGTTACCTCTTCAAGACGTTAAAAGCATTGGGAGTGGTCTGGCAATGAGGGATGCAGTTTCCCATCACTGAAGGAAATGGCGCATTGGTATGTCGGAACTATACCTTTTCGAAGACGTACTTGGCCCAAAGCTTAAATTCTGCCGACCACTCCTTTACCTTCGCCTTTGGCATGCGCTGTTCAAGAACAATTGGGACCTCGAAAAAATAGCGTCCGGCCTCGCCCTTCGGACCCCTGATGACGCGCTCTCGGCCATATCTGGCGACATATATTAGATACCCCCGCTTGGCATGGAGCACACTCTTCGCGTGGAGCAGCTTATTACGTTCCTTCTCAGCAGCTTGCACCCTCATGATTCTGCTTTCCTTAAGTTCAATCACAACCCATGGAACTCGACGCCTAAACACAACTAAATCTGGGTAAGTGCGACAATCTCGAAGAAAAGGCTTATTCAACACACGGAATTTACCTGCGGATTCCTCATGCCCTTCTAGATATGTCTTGATTTTGCGCCATGCGAATGACTGGAGGTCTGCCTCGCAGAAGATTTGGTGCATCCTAAACGCTCGTGCGATGGAGACAACAAACGGTCCCCGCATGAATTGGTGGAATTCTTTGATACTGAGTTTGTCCACGTCGCACCTTGTCTTTGGGCTGCGAGCCAGTATAGTCCCTATTTCAAGAAAGAGTAGGCAGCAGCGATATGCCACTGCCTACTCCCAATCCCTACTTCTTTTGCTTTCCAAGATTCAAAAGCAATCCCGGCATTGGTGTTCGACTTAAAAGCTTTCCACGAGCGTCAACCGTCCCAATGTTGCTGACATTGCCTAGAGGCTGACCGCTCTTGTCGTAAACGTGCCTCTTTCCATCAGGCAGGGTTTGCACGGAACCGAGTGGTCGTCCAAAGCTATCCCAAACAATTTTTGGCATGAATTTCTCCTTGTCAACGAGTGCGTCATTTGCCGAATCCTTCCTCGTGAGAGACAAAACGGCTTGGAACGCACCAATGCGTCGGAGGAATTTGCCGTGGAACTTTTGAAACGAATTCAGGAGCTACTGTTAACGAAGGACGTCACTTCCGAGATTGATAAGGATGGCGACCTGATATTTATTGCAATGTGTGCCCCCGTCATTGCTCGAATCGTTGTCTCTGCAACCAAATCGGCACTGATCGTTCGGGCCTACATTCCACTGGTTGTGCCTGCACATCGCCGCCAGACGATGTTTGAATGCTTAGGTCGTGCAAACTGGCAACTTCGATTCGCCCGGTTTGAAATGGACCCAGAAGACGGGGAACTTAGATGCCGGGCCGATATGCCCATCCATGACGCGGTGCCATCCGAACGTCAACTAGTCTCCATAATTTACTCCGTTTGGAACGTCACAGAAGGTTATGCACCGGCACTTGTGGAAGTGATGATGGGGCAGGTGGAACCGGCTGTTGCAATCGCGCGGGTCGAGCAAAAGCAAAGCGACCCGGTCCGAATAGCGCAGGAAACAGATTTGTCGGTGAACTAAGGCTCCATGTTCGCAGAAGCAAGTCAGAGGACTTCTATATTGGTCATTCCTTCAATCCGTCGAACAATGTAGGGGAGAGCGACTTCGACAATCCCTCCTTCTTGGCTTGTGCTTTCTTTTCTGCCTTTTCTGCCCGTTCTCGATCTCTTAAGATTTTCTTTTCGGCCTCTCGCTTATCTCGCAATTCCTTCATCAAATCTCGGTATTTAGTCTGCGCCGACGCTACATCGAACACGGTCCTCTTCTCTTTTCCGAGAAACCAACCTATGCACACGGAGAGGTTATCGGTCCAGACATCGTCAGGAACGCCGCTGACTGGTTGAAGTACCTTGATCTGCTTTTCTTCACCAGCCTTCGCCCTCGGGAGGAGCCAGTTGCCCACTGTGTACATGAACTTCGACCAGTCCGCTGTTGAGGGGTGCATGCTCACCGCCAAGATGTCAAATTCTCCGAATCGGTATGGACGAGTTTTTCCCTCACCATCTTCTCCGTTCCGGGTCTTCTGCACTTCCACGATGAAGAAGTCATCGGGATAGCACCGTAGGGAATTCGATGCTAATAATGGAATGCCCTTCTCCATCCTCTGTAACTTCACCTGAATTGTGACGGCGAGATTCGCCACTGTGGTGGATTCGAGTTTGAAATCGTAGGGGCGTTCACCAACAACAGGAACTTGCTTCCATCCGACAAGCGAAGCCACCACTCTGGACTCAAACGCAGCTTCCGCTATCAAACCGCGAAGTCCTCGCTGTGAAATATCTTCTGACCTCGCGATCGCGTCGAGAATGAGTTCCCACTGAGTATTCCATTTCGATTCCAATGGGTGAGCTAGAAGCCTCTTACGGAGATAGCGAGCAACTTCCTGAGCCTCGCTGTCCGAGAGAGTTTCTAGGACGCGCAGAACTTCATCAACTTTTTGAGTCATGCTTCCCCGGTCTGCCCGGTGATTCCGACTTGAATTTGCGCACTTCGATGAGCCGCAGAAAAACGCGACCACCAACATTCAGGACCTGAAAACGTCCCTTCTTCACCAGCCGCGCGATTGCTTGGCGAGAAACGCCCCTGATCCGCGCAGCCTCAGCCTGTGTGATCCATTCAGAACCTTTTAGTTCGGCTGGAGAATAGGTTGACAATGACAACCCATTTCGGCTATCGTCTTCTTCAGTCATACTGAAATATATCCATGCCTCGAAAGCTGCCGAACTACCCGAACACGATGCAAGATACTCCCCTTGCTGTTCCCAATAAAATCGCAGACGAAGAACCACCGCTTGTCGTCCGCGAGGACCACCCACGGCACCTTCTCGTTCGTGAACCAGCATACGTTACGCCGCTGGGCGCAGCTTACGCAGCAGACTCCCTCGATGTACTTCGAGGTCTACCCACTGGAAGCGTGAACCTGGTAGTGACTTCGCCGCCGTATGCTCTGCACTTTAAGAAAGCATACGGCAACGTAGCGAAAGACAGCTACATCAATTGGTTCCTGCCGTTTGCAAGAGAGATTCTTCGTGTCTTGGCGGAAGATGGTAGCTTTGTCCTGAACATCGGCGGGAGCTATAACAAGGGAACGCCAACGCGATCCATATATCACTACAAGCTGTTGATCGCTTTGGTCGAAGAGGTCGGATTCCATCTCTCACAAGAATGCTTCTGGTACAACCCTGCCAAGATGCCGGTGCCTGCAGAGTGGGTGACTGTTAGACGAATTCGAATTAAGGATTCCGTCGAGTACGTTTGGTGGTTGTCAAAAACCGCTTGGCCAAAAGCTTCAAATCTAAAGGTTCTCAAAGAATACAGCGAGGACATGCTTCGCCTAAATCGCAATGGAGTACGCGAAACTGTCAGACCGTCTGGACACGTCATTCGCCAAAGTTGGGACAAAGTTCATGCGGGCGGAGCCATCCCGGCAAACATCGTAGAAGAACAGCTGAACGAGGCAGACTCGCTGCTAAAGTTTGGGAACAACTCTGCAAATGACGAGTACACGATGATGTGTAAGAAAGCCGGCTTGAATATCCACCCGGCAAGATTTCCTGCGGCTCTTCCCTCTTTTTTCATTAGGCTCCTAACCGATGCCAACGACCTCGTCTTCGACCCCTTCGCCGGATCAAATACTGCTGGCGCTGTCTCGGAAGAGTTGGGTAGGCGGTGGATTGCGTCGGAACAGCTCGATGAATACGTGCAGGCCAGTAAGTTCCGTTTCAGAGCCGCAATCGAGCAGCCCACGCTGTTCTGACTCCGTCTGATTGCGAAGGATCGGGATTTATTCTCATCGAGAAATCCAGTCAGAACCAATATCGGCATCGCTAGGAAAACGACACGAGCCAATTCCGACCTTTGTGATAGAGTTTCGCCATCATGCCAAAGGGCCTAGCGTTGTTCCTTGCTCTACTCTGCTCAATTTCGCCAGTCTTCGGTCAGAAAGCGACTTCTCATCCAGACAACAATCCTCAAGTAGCCGCCGCGCCGATCCAAGCTCAACCAGATGCCATTTCATCCAAATGGTATGCATCATCCGAATGGTGGCTCGTTGTTATGGCAGCCGTGACAGCAGGTGTGATTTGCTGGCAGTCGTGGGAAACCAGAAAAGCCGCACAAGCAAGCAAGGACAGCATCGCGCTCGTTCTCTCCAAAGAAAGGGCGCGATTGGCGATAAAAGTGTGGCGAAGCTTATGGTTCAACAATCCAGATGTGATTATGGAACTGCTCAAGGCTCCTGCCGTTCAATTTCGAGCTACGAATGTCGGGCCGACGCATGCTTTTAATGTTCAACTCTTCGTCTCCTACCTGCTCACCG
It encodes:
- a CDS encoding ADP-ribosylglycohydrolase family protein: MFINPHTLSRAQACLLGQLAGDSLGSLVEFQSPEEIARKYPDGVRELADGGTWETVAGQPTDDSEMALALARMLVKFRRYDVDEARRAYLLWLNSAPFDCGSTVAAGLRGHPNHDSQANGALMRISPLGVFCCNLDQEKTSEFARQDAALTHPHPICLQTNSLFAMAIAEAVGQWTSEQQIYEDIKEWAVTMKVEKPLMRAILDAEDHRPADYVHQQGWVLIAFQNALYQLLHAKSLEEGVVDTVMCGGDTDTNAAIAGALLGAVHGMHSVPAQWVEKVLNCRPKFGQANVRHPRPECFWPVDVLKIARCLVAGGDADGVD
- a CDS encoding TM0106 family RecB-like putative nuclease, which translates into the protein MRIVASDLMSLYLPSPCSGRVIHRFRGEEEAEPTEFDRVLRELGRRHEQEHLQSLGAVVDLSRVPKEERFGKTLEAIAARVAVIYQPAFRLMTSIDGIECELVGYPDFLILNDDEYIIRDSKMARRIDDEHHPEIVLQVGLYGYLFEQACGRIPKAIQVHSGTNAIVDVPYDGGVNAMAELRRIIALRATEGEFYEPVGWSKCSACGFKEKCWETAKQIDDVAILPDVDQSLAIALHGIGVTSISQLLQSFDITSLSEFKRPVGKRIQKVGKKAERILLFAESMKTKQELVLAIPAIPSFPNYVMFDLEGMPPYLDETDKIYLWGMRVFGSTGGEFMPAVAGFGPDGDRDGWLEFLRNADSIFQACGDDIPFVHWASYEKTHISQYSDRYGDPNGVAAHVKANLLDLLTIAHKSIVLPLPSFSLKVIEKHIGYQRTQEEYGGTWSIAQFILATETRDEQLRAQIMDQILKYNDEDLEATWAVFEWLRGKNPSIPSA
- a CDS encoding YbjN domain-containing protein, with the translated sequence MERTNASEEFAVELLKRIQELLLTKDVTSEIDKDGDLIFIAMCAPVIARIVVSATKSALIVRAYIPLVVPAHRRQTMFECLGRANWQLRFARFEMDPEDGELRCRADMPIHDAVPSERQLVSIIYSVWNVTEGYAPALVEVMMGQVEPAVAIARVEQKQSDPVRIAQETDLSVN
- a CDS encoding site-specific DNA-methyltransferase produces the protein MPRKLPNYPNTMQDTPLAVPNKIADEEPPLVVREDHPRHLLVREPAYVTPLGAAYAADSLDVLRGLPTGSVNLVVTSPPYALHFKKAYGNVAKDSYINWFLPFAREILRVLAEDGSFVLNIGGSYNKGTPTRSIYHYKLLIALVEEVGFHLSQECFWYNPAKMPVPAEWVTVRRIRIKDSVEYVWWLSKTAWPKASNLKVLKEYSEDMLRLNRNGVRETVRPSGHVIRQSWDKVHAGGAIPANIVEEQLNEADSLLKFGNNSANDEYTMMCKKAGLNIHPARFPAALPSFFIRLLTDANDLVFDPFAGSNTAGAVSEELGRRWIASEQLDEYVQASKFRFRAAIEQPTLF